The Oscillatoria acuminata PCC 6304 genomic interval CGGAGGACCCTGATACATATAGCCCAAGAAACAACAAAGCAGAATTAATCCCAGGACTGTTAAATCTTGTTGCCACCAACAAATTGCGCCAATTCCTAAAATGCCGAGGGCTAAACACAAGTTGCCCGCCCAAAAAATCAAAGATTTATTCCCGGTTAAATTGACTAAAGAATGATGCTTTTTTTTGTCAATTCCCGTATCTGAATCAAACACATCATTGCTAATATTTTCCCAAGCCAAAATTAAAATGGCCGAACTTATAAAAGTAGAAAATATCGACCAATTCAGAGAATGATGCTCATACAAAGCCACCGCAGTTCCCACCCAAATTGGCATGATTGCCACACTATACATGGGAGGTTTAATAGCAGCTAACCATAACTTGTAATTCGAGGGCTGAATGGTCTGAGTTGTCATTGATTATTCCTATTATTCTTCCAACCAGCCTCATCATTTTACGATGGCGGATAGAAAAGTCTCAGAGGATGAAATAAAAATTAAGAATTAAAAGAACCCCTCCTCGTGACGTGGCTTAAGCGCGTCACGCACTCTTTGCGGCTCTGCCGCCTGTACCTTTGATGATGAGTTAAAGCCGTTACAGGCACAATAAACAGATTAAGCCCTTGCTCCCAGACTGGAGGCAGAGCCTCCTTAAGAGCGTGACGCGCTTAAGCCACGTCACGAGGAAATTCCCCAAACGCTTACTGGGTGGGGTTCTATCGTGAAGCTACGGACAAAACAGCCGATCGCCTCTGTTTCATAACCAATTGAAAATTAGCCGAAGGGACAAAGGTAATCCCCCGTCGGTGAGGGCGAATCGGTCCCTGATCACACAGGGCCAATTCATAGCGGGAGAGGACCGTTGCCAGGACCAACTTCATCTCATACATCGCTAGGGCCATGCCGATACAACTGCGACTCCCTCCGCCAAAGGGAAAATATTCATAGGGTGAAAACTTGCGATCGCAAAACCGCTGCGGCTTAAATGCCAAGGGTTCTGGATACACCTCCGGACGCCGATGGGCTAAATAAATGCAAGGAACCAACACAGTCCCCGGTGGAAATTCATACCCCTGAATTTCCACCGATTCCTTCACCACCCGGGGTTGAGAAATCAAGGCGATCGGATACAGACGGAGGGCCTCTTGACAAACCGCTTGTAAAAACGGCAATTGCGCCACTGCCATCGAGTTGGGGTGACTCCCCAGACTATCCAATTCTTCTACCAACTGCGATCGCACCTCAGAATCCTGATGAATCCAATAAAATGCCCAAGTCAGGGCCGATGCGGTCGTATCATGACCCAACAACAGCAGCGTAATCAATTGATCGCGTAATTCCGCCTCCCCCATTGCTTCTCCTGCCTCATCTTGCGCCGACATCAGCATGGAAAGGACATCACTGCCATCAGTTTGACCCCGGCGATCGCGAATTTCGGCATAAATTAACTCATCAATTTGCTGCTGTTGGCGCAGAAATTTCCCCCAAGGACTCCAGGGACCCAAATCTTGCTGTAACGGATTCCAAAAAAATTGCACCGAGTTGAGGGTAGAATTCACCGACTCTAAAAACGGTTCAATCAGGAGTTCGAGTCGGTGAGCTCGTTCCCCAGGGTTCATGCCAAACACCACCCGCAAAATTGTTTTTAGGGAAATCGACGATAGGGCCTGACGCAGATTCAGATTAGAACCCGGTTGCCAATGGGCGATCGCCTCGGAGGTAATATCACAAATCTGGTTGCCATAAGTTTGCAACCGTTCCCCATGTAAAGGCGGCATCAAAAGCTGGCGCGTTCCTTGATGCTTGGCCCCATCCTGCATAATCAGGGACTGGGACCCAGTGAGAGGGCGAAAAGGGTCGGTGATTTTGCCTAACTCAAATGCCCCTGCCGCCGAGGTAAAAATCTGTTGAATCCCCTCTGGATGACTCAAAAACACCACCGGGGGAGAGTTTCCCCCCAATAAATGCAGGGTGAAAGGGTCACCATAGCGACTGGCATTCCGTTCCAAATAGGCGATTGGATTGGCAATCATTTGTAGCGATTGCAGAAAAAATGGCACCCTAGGGCCTGCTGGCAACTTCATCGAACCCCCTGTAAATCCCTCAGTGACATACAATGCTGAGAATGCGGGATCTATTGTACCGGGTAGATGTCCTCATCAAGTGCGCGTGTCCGTGGGAACCGTGCGATGGTTAGATAGATAGGAGGTACTTTTGAGGGTACCCGCCGTAAACCGGGGGCGATTTCCCCCAACCAGCCCAAGAAGCCATCCTTTCCTCCATGCTAGTTGTACCGTCTGATACCAACATGAAGCCAGACCGCAAGGATCTTTATCAGTTCCTTGTCGCTTGTCAGCAGGTATCCGTTGAGAAAGAATGCCCCCAGATTGCCACCCTATCCCTGGAACTTCCCCCTCTGGACCCCCTAGCGGTTTTACAGGCGATCGCCCAACCGGAGGACCCACATTTTTATTTTGAAAATGGCAATAAAGGGGAAGCGATCGCGGCGATCGGGGCGGCAATCACCTTTCATGTCCCCTCGGGTTCCGCAAGATTTGTTAAAGCGCAAACCTTTATCCAATCCTGTCTGGCGAATACCATTACCACCGGGGCCACGGACCTGCCGTTTGCCGGACCCCACTTTTTTTGTAACTTTACCTTTTTTGACGACCTGCGCCCCCCAGAATCGGCCTTTCCTTGCGCCACGGTGTTATTACCCCGGTGGCAAGTCGCCCGATGTCGCAACCGTTCGGTGTTCGTCGCCAACTTTTCCCTATCCCCCCGAGATAATATTAAAGCCTTACATCAAGATTTATGTAATAAACTCACCCAAATTCGTTGGGCCAATTCTCGCTGGCTAGACCCAGTAAATTTTCCCAACCAATCTTTACAAAATCACGATTTTAAACCCACAGCCAATTTTAAAAAATCCGTTTATTCCGCCCTGAACCGGATTAACAACAAAACTTTAAATAAAATTGTTTTAGCCGATGCCATTGATTTAAACTTTCCTCTTCCCATCAACCTCGTCAAATCGCTCAATAATTTACGCCGACTTTACCCCGATTGCTACACCTTTGCCACGGGAAACGGCGGCGGGACTAATTTTATTGGGGCCAGTCCCGAACGCTTGCTGGCGATTTATAATCACCAATTAATCACTGATGCCTTAGCCGGTTCTGCCCCGCGAGGGAAAACCTCAGCAGAAGATGTAGAATTAGCCAAACTGCTGTTATCCAGCGATAAAGAAATTCATGAACATCGAGTGGTGATTGATTTTATCTGCGATCGCCTGACTCGGTTAGGGCTAACTCCCAACGTCCCCCCGCAATTGTTGTTATTACAATTATCCAATATTCAACATCTCTGGACCCCCATCCAAGCCACTTTACCCCCCGGCATTCATCCCTTAGACATTTTAGCCGACCTCCATCCCACTCCCGCAGTGGCTGGAGTTCCCCGGGATACCGCTTGTCAAGAAATTCGACAATATGAAGCCTTCGATCGCGGCTTATATGCGGCCCCATTAGGCTGGATTGATGGCTATGGGAACTGTGAATTTATTGTGGGTATTCGGTCCGCTTTAATTGAAGGCGATCGCGCCCGCTTATATGCTGGGGCTGGAATTGTCGCCGGGTCCGACCCAGACAAAGAATTAGCCGAAGTGCAACTCAAACTCAAAACCCTGTTAAAAGCCTTAGTTTAACCTCAATTACCGGGACCATCAGGATTCCTTCTCCCCTTAAGAATGCCAATAGATTTCCGCAATACTAACACCGTTTGGGCTTCTATTTTAGTCGAGACATTCCAACGCCTGGGATTAACCACGGCAGTGATTTGTCCCGGTTCCCGTTCCACCCCGTTAACCGTTGCCTTTGCCAGCCATCCTCAGATTGAAGCTATCCCAATTTTAGATGAGCGATCGGCCAGTTTTTTTGCATTAGGACAAGCCAAACAAACGGGCAAACCCGTCGTCTTAGTTTGTACCTCGGGAACTGCTGGCGCAAATTTTTATCCCGCAATTATTGAAACAAAAGAAAGCCGTGTTCCCTTATTAATTTTAACCGCAGACCGACCCCCAGAACTGCGGGATTGCCATTCCGGTCAAACCATTGACCAAATTAAACTTTATGGACATTATCCCAACTGGCAAACGGAATTAGCCACGCCATCTTTAGAAATAAAACAACTGCGCTATCTCCGCCAAACCCTGATTCATGCTTGGGAAAAAACCTTATTTCCCGTCCCCGGTCCCGTCCATTTGAATCTTCCTTTTCGCGATCCATTAGCCCCTTTACCGCA includes:
- a CDS encoding cytochrome P450, which translates into the protein MKLPAGPRVPFFLQSLQMIANPIAYLERNASRYGDPFTLHLLGGNSPPVVFLSHPEGIQQIFTSAAGAFELGKITDPFRPLTGSQSLIMQDGAKHQGTRQLLMPPLHGERLQTYGNQICDITSEAIAHWQPGSNLNLRQALSSISLKTILRVVFGMNPGERAHRLELLIEPFLESVNSTLNSVQFFWNPLQQDLGPWSPWGKFLRQQQQIDELIYAEIRDRRGQTDGSDVLSMLMSAQDEAGEAMGEAELRDQLITLLLLGHDTTASALTWAFYWIHQDSEVRSQLVEELDSLGSHPNSMAVAQLPFLQAVCQEALRLYPIALISQPRVVKESVEIQGYEFPPGTVLVPCIYLAHRRPEVYPEPLAFKPQRFCDRKFSPYEYFPFGGGSRSCIGMALAMYEMKLVLATVLSRYELALCDQGPIRPHRRGITFVPSANFQLVMKQRRSAVLSVASR
- a CDS encoding isochorismate synthase, giving the protein MLVVPSDTNMKPDRKDLYQFLVACQQVSVEKECPQIATLSLELPPLDPLAVLQAIAQPEDPHFYFENGNKGEAIAAIGAAITFHVPSGSARFVKAQTFIQSCLANTITTGATDLPFAGPHFFCNFTFFDDLRPPESAFPCATVLLPRWQVARCRNRSVFVANFSLSPRDNIKALHQDLCNKLTQIRWANSRWLDPVNFPNQSLQNHDFKPTANFKKSVYSALNRINNKTLNKIVLADAIDLNFPLPINLVKSLNNLRRLYPDCYTFATGNGGGTNFIGASPERLLAIYNHQLITDALAGSAPRGKTSAEDVELAKLLLSSDKEIHEHRVVIDFICDRLTRLGLTPNVPPQLLLLQLSNIQHLWTPIQATLPPGIHPLDILADLHPTPAVAGVPRDTACQEIRQYEAFDRGLYAAPLGWIDGYGNCEFIVGIRSALIEGDRARLYAGAGIVAGSDPDKELAEVQLKLKTLLKALV